The Drosophila suzukii chromosome X, CBGP_Dsuzu_IsoJpt1.0, whole genome shotgun sequence DNA window TATTGTTTTGTTCTTTTTAGTGGTAATACTGTTCGATATTGCCTGGCTGGCGGTGGGCTCCGTTTGGCTGGGGCATTACTACAGTACCGCACCCATCGATGATCCCAAAAAGGTCTACATAGGTGAGTTTAATCTCTAGGCCTAttcatacattttaaaaaatttttgaaaTGTATTTTCTTAGTGTAAACTTAGTATTCTAAAGTACCAGCTTATTCTCTGAACTTCAATTAATCTAttgaatatatatatgcatTAAGCTATTacgttttatatttatagcTAGGGAATGTCTTTAAAATCTTGATATACACTATTAGTGCATTTAAAGCAAATACATTGAACTTTTTTAGTTGGCTTGCTTTAATAGAATCAGTTTTATGTAAATAACCTGTGCAATTACAATTTTCCATTTATATTCTTTAATGTTCCACTCGTCTTCTTAAATGTTCCATTTATATTCTTAAATATTCCAATTATATTCTAAATACGATTGCTTAGATATTTTATTATACATCATCAGTATGGAATTTTAGTTTAACAATACTTTTTACCCcatctttattattataactTCCCCTCAGCCATTATCATCTGCAATTGGGCTCTGGTGGTGATCACCCTCATCACGATATGGTGCACTTTCGATGCTGCCGGAAGATCCTGGGTGAAGATGAAGAAGTACCAGCGATCAATGCGCGAAACGGAGTCTCGGTTCAACTATAAAAGAAGCAACAGTATGAACCGTAACTGGCGGCAAAGGTGAGTCCATTTCCAATCAGGAATCATAGGAATGCCATAGAACTCTCAAAAATAAATCCCTTTAATACCACAAACCCACAGAAAAGTGATGCGAGCCTACCAGGACAGCTGGGACCATCGCTGCCGCCTGCTTTTCTGCTGCATGGGCTCCTCGGAACGCAACCGGAACTCATTCACCGACATTGCCCGCCTGCTGAGCGACTTCTTTCGGGAACTGGACGTGGTGCCATCGGATGTGGTGGCCGGTCTCGTCCTGCTTCGCAAATTCCAGCGGCTGGAACGCGAGGCCATCGTGCGGCAACGCAAGAATGGCACCTACGAGTTCCTCAGCGGCGTACCCATCACGGAACGTACCCAGTTCCTAGCACTCAACGATGCCAAAAACTACGACTTCTTTCAGACGGTCATCCACTACATGTACTATGCCCAGGGCGCCTACGGCTGGCCCATGTACGTGATCAACAATCGAACCAAGATGTGGCATTTGGTGCCGGAACTGAAGTGAGTAATGGCTAATGGAAACATGGCAATAGAAGGATGTTagtaaataacatttatacTAGGAtacaaattgtatttaattcCTGGAAAATCGTTACTTTACTTATAACATCACCTAATATTCAACTGTATAAAAAGGTTATAAAAAGATGTTGTCTTGCTTTTTTCGCCATAGCTTTTTAAATACATAGGAGATACATTGAATCTCCCCgaatgtatattttaattaatcaTATCTTACTCTAAACCCTtctaaatattatttccaGATGCTTTGGCTGCTGTTGCGGCAGTAGCGATGATACGGAGGTTATCCGGGACAATTGCTGCCTGTGCAACTATGCGGCGCTGAAGAAAACACTCCAGATGGGCGACATCGACATCGTGTATGCCACCTACCACGTGGATGTGGGCGAAACGCCCTTCTTTGTGGCCGTCGACTACACCCATCGGGCGGTGGTGATTAGCATACGTGGCACCCTTGGCATGAAGGACATCCTCACGGATCTGAATGCCGAGGGCGAAGTTCTGCCGCTGCAGCCGCCGCGTGATGATTGGCTGGCCCACAAGGGCATGGTGCAGGCGGCGATCTATATACGCAACAAGCTGCAGGAGGAGAACCTCATCGAGAGGGCACTGCAGCGGAATCCCGATCGCCAGACGCACACCTTTGACCTGGTCCTGGTGGGTCATTCCCTGGGCGCCGGCACAGCGGCCATACTTGCCATACTCCTGAAGCCTGAACATCCAACGCTACAGTGCTTCAGTTACTCCCCGCCCGGTGGACTGCTCAGGTGGGTTGTTCACTGTATAGAACCCGCGTTTAAGCTCTACATTGGTAGTGTTTATCTTCTTTTCTAGTATGCCTGCCGTGGAGTACTCCAAGTCGTTCATCACCTCGGTGGTGTTGGGCAAGGACGTGGTGCCGCGCATAGGTCTCAATCAAATGGAGGCTCTGCGAGCGGACCTCATCAATGCCATTCAGCGCAGTGTGGATCCCAAGGTGAGTTTACCTTATCCACATATTCAAAGATTTATGCTTAATATTCTGTTTATATTCTTTTAGTGGAAGACCATTTCCTGTTCGGTCATCTGTTGTGGCTGTGGACCGGAGCCCACTTCTGTGGTCAACATGTCCGGCCAGGACACGCACATCAATCAGTACCAGGAGGTATGTAGAACCACCGACGATGATCCCCCGTTACAGGGTATTAACTGTATGGGTTTTTCTCTCTATTCTTAGGAGCGCGGCACTGCACGTTCGACCAGCGCCCATCCCACGGACAGCTCGATAGCTTTAACCCTGCACCAGCCCTTATATCCGCCCGGTCGCATTATCCACATAGTGCGGCACCATCCCAAGCCCGACGAGTGAGTAGCCGGCATTGGTCGAGATGGAAATAAGTGCGACAGCCGGACGCATCCGCATTTGTTTCCTCCTCGATCTCGCAACCCTCCTGACCTCCTGACCCACAACCTGATTTATTTGTTGATGTTTTGTTGTTTGATTCGCGATTCGAAATTCAAGAGTCGAGATCCGCCTCTGGCCAAGGTCTGTGCTAATTGAGGTGCGATAACCAGCGGCTTATCGTCGCAGTCAAGCTGATCCGCCACTGACTCATTCGCAATGACGTCAGGGCTGCGTCTTGGACTATATTGCCTCGCCCATTTGTAGAGAGATGTATAGATACAGATGATCTCGTCATCGACACGGGTGGGGGGCACTGAACTCTCTATTGAGGTCGGGCCTCTAATTGTCATCCATGAATTGACATACCCACGTGACTTATGGCTGGAACGTGCTGCTCCAATTATTAAGTTCACAAGTGACCCGTTTCGTTGGGTTGGCTGTAACTCGATTACTTACAGAATGTGTAGGGCCGTCTAGAATTCCCACAGATACGGTTTCaagaaagaaaattaaaatgataAATTCCATTGGGGAGAGAGACATTTAATTGACACCTAtttgttaaatgtttaagATCGAGTTGGAGAATAGAGCATTGTCAgtttaaaaagttaaaatgttttctttgGGTAGAATTtagagaaatatttttttttaataaaatactttCAAACATACAACATAACGATAAATTAGTTTCCCGACATGAAGGCTTAGGAACAGGTTTTTATCATTATTTTGTTGCATTTTTAGGTACATATTACGATTAAAAtctataataatatataaaaaatgccCTTTTAAATAAACTTAAATCTTGTATGTGTTAGCAAATGAGAAAATGGCCCTATATCATTTCAAATAGAATTACGATTTTATGGTCGGCGGAGTTCTTGAGCGAGTAGTTTCACTAGTTATCGTTTCTGTTACTTTGGTTTCTCTTGTTTAGTTATGTTTTGTGTTGCTAAACGTGTTTGGTCGATTTGTGTTTGCCCCAAAGTCCCAAAACCCCGTCAATGAGACAAGAAAATAATGTTACCAAAATGTTTTTCAGGCAAAAATACGACAGTGGTTGGAGGTAGGCACACACACTTATACAGAAACACCCACCCACCGACACCTACAGCGACACCCAACGCACACACATATCCACAAATTGCATCGCACACAGAtaacagatacagatacgagCACACGCATCcaaaagattgaaagaagaagaagagctTGAGCAGCGCTGCAGTAACTCAACTCGATCTCCGTCTCTATCTATCTCTCCTGTCTCTCTCTGTCTACATATGTCTATCCCACTCTGCCCGTGTTTGTGCTCGCCCTCtatctctttctctctctctctttcgcACACTTTCTCTGTGTCTTAGCTTGTTTGGTTTGTGTGTTGACTAGTGGCAGTCCGAGAATTCCATAGTTCTATATATATTCTATTAGAAGAGTTCCTCATCATCCAGTTTTGGTTAATCTTTGTTGCATGAGATAATACAATCACCGATGCATGCATCGTCCCATCCCTCTCTTAAGGACTCTTGGCATTAA harbors:
- the inaE gene encoding diacylglycerol lipase-alpha isoform X6, with the protein product MPGLVVFRRRWSVGSDDLVVPGAFLLTIHFICFVIVSVSLVIFEYNTQILSVKLLFYHLIGYLLILFFSICVEIGICVISMRGSILDAEARNSINIWIYLKSLVILFDIAWLAVGSVWLGHYYSTAPIDDPKKVYIAIIICNWALVVITLITIWCTFDAAGRSWVKMKKYQRSMRETESRFNYKRSNSMNRNWRQRKVMRAYQDSWDHRCRLLFCCMGSSERNRNSFTDIARLLSDFFRELDVVPSDVVAGLVLLRKFQRLEREAIVRQRKNGTYEFLSGVPITERTQFLALNDAKNYDFFQTVIHYMYYAQGAYGWPMYVINNRTKMWHLVPELKCFGCCCGSSDDTEVIRDNCCLCNYAALKKTLQMGDIDIVYATYHVDVGETPFFVAVDYTHRAVVISIRGTLGMKDILTDLNAEGEVLPLQPPRDDWLAHKGMVQAAIYIRNKLQEENLIERALQRNPDRQTHTFDLVLVGHSLGAGTAAILAILLKPEHPTLQCFSYSPPGGLLSMPAVEYSKSFITSVVLGKDVVPRIGLNQMEALRADLINAIQRSVDPKWKTISCSVICCGCGPEPTSVVNMSGQDTHINQYQEERGTARSTSAHPTDSSIALTLHQPLYPPGRIIHIVRHHPKPDENVLKNREPVYQAIWADSTDFDEVLISPVMLQDHMPDKILAALKKVIGEFDDERGSSVHSYSTAS
- the inaE gene encoding diacylglycerol lipase-alpha isoform X3; this translates as MPGLVVFRRRWSVGSDDLVVPGAFLLTIHFICFVIVSVSLVIFEYNTQILSVKLLFYHLIGYLLILFFSICVEIGICVISMRGSILDAEARNSINIWIYLKSLVILFDIAWLAVGSVWLGHYYSTAPIDDPKKVYIAIIICNWALVVITLITIWCTFDAAGRSWVKMKKYQRSMRETESRFNYKRSNSMNRNWRQRKVMRAYQDSWDHRCRLLFCCMGSSERNRNSFTDIARLLSDFFRELDVVPSDVVAGLVLLRKFQRLEREAIVRQRKNGTYEFLSGVPITERTQFLALNDAKNYDFFQTVIHYMYYAQGAYGWPMYVINNRTKMWHLVPELKCFGCCCGSSDDTEVIRDNCCLCNYAALKKTLQMGDIDIVYATYHVDVGETPFFVAVDYTHRAVVISIRGTLGMKDILTDLNAEGEVLPLQPPRDDWLAHKGMVQAAIYIRNKLQEENLIERALQRNPDRQTHTFDLVLVGHSLGAGTAAILAILLKPEHPTLQCFSYSPPGGLLSMPAVEYSKSFITSVVLGKDVVPRIGLNQMEALRADLINAIQRSVDPKWKTISCSVICCGCGPEPTSVVNMSGQDTHINQYQEERGTARSTSAHPTDSSIALTLHQPLYPPGRIIHIVRHHPKPDEQKYDSGWRNVLKNREPVYQAIWADSTDFDEVLISPVMLQDHMPDKILAALKKVVSCRDRTVKACTTRRRNDNTTITTTTTVTTTTTTTQNTDTSLPTHIHLTIET
- the inaE gene encoding diacylglycerol lipase-alpha isoform X4, encoding MPGLVVFRRRWSVGSDDLVVPGAFLLTIHFICFVIVSVSLVIFEYNTQILSVKLLFYHLIGYLLILFFSICVEIGICVISMRGSILDAEARNSINIWIYLKSLVILFDIAWLAVGSVWLGHYYSTAPIDDPKKVYIAIIICNWALVVITLITIWCTFDAAGRSWVKMKKYQRSMRETESRFNYKRSNSMNRNWRQRKVMRAYQDSWDHRCRLLFCCMGSSERNRNSFTDIARLLSDFFRELDVVPSDVVAGLVLLRKFQRLEREAIVRQRKNGTYEFLSGVPITERTQFLALNDAKNYDFFQTVIHYMYYAQGAYGWPMYVINNRTKMWHLVPELKCFGCCCGSSDDTEVIRDNCCLCNYAALKKTLQMGDIDIVYATYHVDVGETPFFVAVDYTHRAVVISIRGTLGMKDILTDLNAEGEVLPLQPPRDDWLAHKGMVQAAIYIRNKLQEENLIERALQRNPDRQTHTFDLVLVGHSLGAGTAAILAILLKPEHPTLQCFSYSPPGGLLSMPAVEYSKSFITSVVLGKDVVPRIGLNQMEALRADLINAIQRSVDPKWKTISCSVICCGCGPEPTSVVNMSGQDTHINQYQEERGTARSTSAHPTDSSIALTLHQPLYPPGRIIHIVRHHPKPDEQKYDSGWRNVLKNREPVYQAIWADSTDFDEVLISPVMLQDHMPDKILAALKKVVSCRDRTVKACTTRRRNDNTTITTTTTVTTTTTTTQNTDTRL
- the inaE gene encoding diacylglycerol lipase-alpha isoform X5, which translates into the protein MPGLVVFRRRWSVGSDDLVVPGAFLLTIHFICFVIVSVSLVIFEYNTQILSVKLLFYHLIGYLLILFFSICVEIGICVISMRGSILDAEARNSINIWIYLKSLVILFDIAWLAVGSVWLGHYYSTAPIDDPKKVYIAIIICNWALVVITLITIWCTFDAAGRSWVKMKKYQRSMRETESRFNYKRSNSMNRNWRQRKVMRAYQDSWDHRCRLLFCCMGSSERNRNSFTDIARLLSDFFRELDVVPSDVVAGLVLLRKFQRLEREAIVRQRKNGTYEFLSGVPITERTQFLALNDAKNYDFFQTVIHYMYYAQGAYGWPMYVINNRTKMWHLVPELKCFGCCCGSSDDTEVIRDNCCLCNYAALKKTLQMGDIDIVYATYHVDVGETPFFVAVDYTHRAVVISIRGTLGMKDILTDLNAEGEVLPLQPPRDDWLAHKGMVQAAIYIRNKLQEENLIERALQRNPDRQTHTFDLVLVGHSLGAGTAAILAILLKPEHPTLQCFSYSPPGGLLSMPAVEYSKSFITSVVLGKDVVPRIGLNQMEALRADLINAIQRSVDPKWKTISCSVICCGCGPEPTSVVNMSGQDTHINQYQEERGTARSTSAHPTDSSIALTLHQPLYPPGRIIHIVRHHPKPDEQKYDSGWRNVLKNREPVYQAIWADSTDFDEVLISPVMLQDHMPDKILAALKKVIGEFDDERGSSVHSYSTAS